A genomic segment from Arcobacter acticola encodes:
- a CDS encoding MFS transporter — MKKRDLFIIVYCIIIVLSVMYATQPLQPLLAKEFDISITKASQFTAIIMLFLAISPIIYGYILEKVNAKKMLINSSIILFITNIFLGLSSSYEFFLFFRTVEALVVPAILTSLMSILANIDKENIKFNMSIYVASTVFGGLVGRIFSGFIATNFSYQFVFYSLSLAILVSIYFISKLSYEGEATIVKPKINDVTEILKDKRFSTVYILMFCVFFVFAGVLNILPFRVKEISSDVSEFQISLLYLGYGMGILVSLNSRKIIKFFKNEINTVLFALVLFLFITIFLVIKNILILFLLIFLFCLGMFTVHSVSTGLANSMKASQKSLTSGMYLTFYYLGGAFGSYIPSIVYEKFGWNAVIYMFCIILIISMLLLIRRKKLFTHL; from the coding sequence ATGAAAAAAAGAGATTTATTTATAATAGTTTATTGCATAATTATTGTTTTATCAGTTATGTATGCAACCCAACCACTTCAACCCCTTCTTGCAAAAGAATTTGATATATCTATAACAAAAGCATCTCAATTTACTGCAATTATAATGCTTTTTTTAGCAATATCTCCGATAATTTACGGATATATTTTAGAAAAAGTAAATGCCAAAAAGATGTTAATAAACTCTTCTATTATACTTTTTATTACTAATATATTTTTAGGATTATCAAGTTCTTATGAATTTTTCTTATTTTTTAGAACAGTAGAAGCCTTGGTTGTTCCTGCAATTTTAACTTCACTTATGAGTATCCTAGCAAATATAGATAAGGAAAATATAAAATTTAATATGTCCATTTATGTGGCATCAACTGTCTTTGGGGGACTTGTAGGAAGAATATTCTCAGGATTTATTGCAACTAATTTTTCTTATCAATTTGTATTTTATTCTTTATCTTTAGCTATTTTAGTTTCAATTTATTTTATCTCTAAATTATCATATGAAGGTGAAGCTACAATTGTAAAACCAAAAATAAATGATGTAACTGAAATATTAAAAGATAAAAGATTTTCAACAGTTTATATTTTGATGTTTTGTGTTTTTTTCGTTTTTGCAGGGGTTTTAAATATACTTCCTTTTAGAGTAAAAGAAATCTCATCTGATGTATCTGAATTTCAAATTTCTTTATTGTATTTGGGCTATGGAATGGGAATTTTAGTTTCTTTAAACTCAAGAAAGATTATCAAGTTTTTTAAAAATGAAATAAATACAGTTTTATTTGCTTTAGTTCTTTTTTTATTTATAACAATATTTTTAGTTATAAAAAATATTCTAATCTTATTTTTACTGATTTTCTTATTTTGTTTAGGAATGTTTACAGTTCATAGTGTAAGTACAGGATTAGCAAACTCTATGAAAGCATCTCAAAAATCACTAACATCTGGAATGTATTTAACATTTTATTATTTAGGTGGGGCTTTTGGTTCTTATATTCCATCTATTGTTTATGAAAAATTTGGATGGAATGCTGTGATATATATGTTTTGTATTATATTAATCATAAGTATGCTTTTACTTATAAGAAGAAAAAAACTATTTACTCATTTATAG
- a CDS encoding response regulator transcription factor: MKILLVEDDIMLNEMIAEYITSTGHIIKSVKTGTESLQILEKEKFDLLILDINLPDIDGFTILEKMHEQKRMIPTIYISALIDIEDISRAFDLGCFDYLKKPFHLKELTLRINKILKTRIVPQTHKRLSKHYSFDSENMTLLYNNEPHILPKRQLQIIELLALNRSLVVQYDMFRDYVWNDDYIDNATIRAEVNRVKTVLKEDFIKNIRGSGYMIERPE, translated from the coding sequence ATGAAAATATTATTAGTAGAAGATGACATTATGTTAAATGAAATGATTGCTGAATATATCACATCAACTGGACATATTATAAAAAGTGTAAAAACAGGTACAGAATCTTTACAGATTTTGGAAAAAGAGAAATTTGATTTGCTAATTTTAGATATAAATCTTCCTGATATTGATGGTTTTACTATTTTAGAAAAAATGCATGAACAAAAAAGAATGATTCCTACTATTTATATTTCTGCACTTATTGATATTGAAGATATTTCAAGAGCTTTTGATTTAGGCTGTTTTGATTACTTGAAAAAACCTTTTCATTTAAAAGAATTAACATTAAGAATCAATAAAATTTTAAAAACAAGAATAGTTCCTCAAACCCATAAAAGGTTATCAAAGCACTATAGTTTTGATTCAGAAAACATGACTCTTTTATACAATAATGAACCGCATATTTTACCAAAAAGACAACTTCAAATTATCGAACTTTTAGCCTTAAACAGAAGTTTAGTTGTTCAATACGATATGTTTAGAGATTATGTATGGAATGATGATTATATTGATAATGCAACTATTAGAGCTGAAGTAAATAGAGTAAAAACTGTTTTAAAAGAGGATTTCATTAAAAATATTCGAGGAAGCGGATATATGATTGAAAGACCTGAATAA
- a CDS encoding FIST N-terminal domain-containing protein, protein MKTYNYTLNDKSLDSLIDFPVFEKEKNILIQIFCGEKKDVLEKILKEITNKLPQAICIGSSTDGEINNAEISILKTVISISTFENTTLKTTHIEEKDSFKNGALLASELCCENTKLLLTFTDGDTTNGEEFLNGIASINEKVLVSGGMAGDNAHFTQTFISSQNNILTRGSVGVSFNSDILKVYNAYNFNWSPIGIEHEIEEVEGNRVYKISGLTPLDFYEKYLGEHVARTLPATGIEFPLIVQKNNIPLARAVIAKHEDGSLSFAGNLYKGDIVKLGFGNVELMMNNPLKSLFSKSKINNTESFFIYACMARRRYMPNLIDTEISPFSKIASTSGFFTYGEFYHHYSHNELLNQTLTVLSLSEKEIEEEEKENEEEKESSTLSDHARSLQALTHLIQQSSEDYNKQSKELESKNIYAQNLITSQKQFLKYAIHETNTPLSVIMGNIDMFEMQLGKNKYLTNIEIAMKNIFSIYDDLSYLVKKDQVNKATHTINLIDFIRSRIDFFTQTAIRFKSNFEFIHAREEIIINFNEIKLQRIVDNNLTNAIKYTLPNEKIYVILKVHKKDCDLTIESRSAQILDPQKIFEEYYREEVSKDGFGLGLNLVKRICSEENVGIKLESGENWASFTYTFKDVL, encoded by the coding sequence ATGAAAACATATAATTACACACTTAACGATAAATCTTTAGATTCATTAATTGATTTTCCAGTTTTTGAAAAAGAAAAAAATATTTTAATTCAAATATTTTGTGGAGAAAAAAAAGATGTATTAGAAAAGATATTAAAAGAGATCACAAATAAATTGCCTCAAGCTATTTGTATTGGTTCATCAACAGATGGAGAAATTAATAATGCAGAAATTAGTATATTAAAAACTGTAATCTCTATTTCTACTTTTGAAAATACAACTTTAAAAACTACTCATATAGAAGAAAAAGATTCTTTTAAAAATGGTGCCTTACTTGCAAGTGAATTGTGCTGTGAAAATACAAAGTTATTACTTACTTTTACAGATGGTGATACTACAAATGGAGAAGAGTTCTTAAATGGAATTGCTTCTATTAATGAAAAGGTATTAGTTTCAGGTGGAATGGCTGGAGATAATGCACATTTTACACAAACATTTATTTCATCACAAAATAATATCTTAACACGTGGATCAGTTGGTGTTTCTTTTAATTCTGATATCTTAAAAGTTTACAATGCTTATAACTTCAATTGGTCACCAATTGGAATTGAACATGAAATTGAAGAAGTTGAGGGAAATAGAGTATATAAAATTTCAGGATTAACACCTTTGGATTTTTATGAAAAATATTTAGGCGAACATGTAGCTAGAACTCTTCCTGCAACAGGAATTGAGTTTCCTTTAATTGTTCAAAAAAACAATATTCCACTTGCTCGTGCTGTTATTGCAAAGCATGAAGATGGAAGTCTTAGTTTTGCTGGAAATTTATATAAAGGAGATATCGTTAAATTAGGTTTTGGAAATGTTGAATTAATGATGAATAATCCATTAAAGTCTTTATTTAGTAAATCTAAAATAAATAATACTGAATCATTTTTTATTTATGCATGTATGGCAAGAAGAAGATATATGCCAAATCTAATTGATACTGAAATTAGTCCTTTTTCCAAAATAGCTAGTACTTCTGGATTTTTCACATATGGTGAGTTTTATCATCATTATAGTCATAACGAATTGTTAAACCAAACATTAACTGTTCTTTCCTTAAGTGAAAAAGAAATCGAAGAAGAAGAAAAAGAAAATGAGGAAGAAAAAGAATCATCAACACTTAGTGATCATGCAAGAAGTTTACAAGCTCTAACTCATTTGATTCAACAATCTTCTGAAGATTATAATAAACAATCAAAAGAGTTAGAAAGTAAAAATATCTATGCACAAAATTTAATTACATCTCAAAAACAGTTTTTAAAATATGCAATTCATGAAACAAATACTCCATTATCTGTAATAATGGGAAATATTGATATGTTTGAAATGCAATTGGGAAAAAATAAATATCTTACAAATATTGAAATTGCAATGAAAAATATCTTTAGTATTTATGATGATTTGAGTTATCTTGTAAAAAAAGATCAAGTAAATAAAGCAACTCACACAATAAATTTAATAGATTTTATACGAAGTAGAATAGACTTTTTTACTCAAACTGCAATTAGATTTAAATCTAACTTTGAATTTATTCATGCAAGAGAAGAGATAATTATAAATTTCAATGAAATAAAACTTCAAAGAATTGTTGATAATAATCTTACTAATGCAATTAAATATACCCTTCCAAATGAAAAAATATACGTGATTTTAAAGGTCCATAAAAAAGATTGTGATTTAACAATAGAGAGTCGTTCAGCACAAATTCTTGATCCCCAAAAAATATTCGAAGAATATTATAGAGAAGAAGTTTCAAAAGATGGTTTTGGTCTTGGATTAAATTTAGTAAAAAGAATATGTAGTGAAGAAAATGTTGGGATAAAACTAGAATCAGGCGAAAATTGGGCCTCATTTACATATACATTTAAGGACGTATTATGA
- a CDS encoding aldehyde dehydrogenase family protein, which yields MIYSKPQYKTQYENFIGGEWLAPTSGEYFDNISPVDGEVLTRIPRSNEADVEAAILAADKAFQSFKHTSVVERSNLLNKMADAIEANLEKLAIAETLDNGKAIRETLNADVPLVVDHFRYFASVIRAESGTVSDLDENTISQEIHEPYGVVAQIIPWNFPLLMAAWKLAPAIAAGNCVVMKPASATPMSILLLMEAVQDVLPKGVINIINGAGGKIGKFLSTHPLVKKVGFTGETTTGQLIMQYATENIIPSTLELGGKSPNIFMESIMDADDEFFDKAIEGLVLFAFNSGEVCTCPSRALIQESIYEPFMARVLERVKAIKLGNPLDTDCMMGAQCSLSQKEKITEYIKIGKEEGAELLIGGNVHNSETNPNGYYIEPTLFKGHNKMRIFQEEIFGPVLAVTTFKTEEEALEIANDTIYGLGSGVWSRDAHQLHKFSRGIEAGRVWVNCYHIYPSHASFGGYKKSGIGRETHMMMLNSYRHTKNILTSYNKNKLGFF from the coding sequence ATGATTTACAGTAAACCTCAATACAAAACTCAATATGAGAATTTCATTGGTGGAGAATGGCTTGCTCCTACAAGTGGTGAGTATTTTGATAACATTTCTCCTGTTGATGGTGAAGTTTTAACAAGAATTCCAAGATCAAATGAAGCAGATGTTGAAGCTGCAATTCTAGCTGCTGATAAAGCATTTCAATCATTTAAACATACTTCAGTTGTTGAAAGAAGTAACTTACTAAATAAAATGGCAGATGCAATCGAAGCTAATTTAGAAAAATTAGCAATTGCAGAAACTTTAGATAATGGAAAAGCAATTAGAGAAACTTTAAATGCAGATGTTCCTTTAGTTGTTGATCATTTTAGATATTTTGCATCAGTAATTAGAGCAGAATCAGGAACAGTTTCAGATTTAGATGAAAATACAATTTCACAAGAAATTCATGAGCCTTATGGTGTTGTTGCTCAAATTATTCCTTGGAATTTCCCATTATTAATGGCTGCATGGAAATTAGCTCCTGCTATTGCTGCTGGAAACTGTGTTGTTATGAAACCAGCATCTGCAACTCCTATGTCAATTTTATTATTAATGGAAGCAGTACAAGATGTATTACCAAAAGGTGTTATTAATATTATTAATGGTGCAGGTGGAAAAATTGGTAAATTCCTTTCAACTCACCCATTAGTTAAAAAAGTTGGATTCACAGGTGAAACTACAACTGGTCAATTAATTATGCAATATGCAACTGAAAATATTATTCCTTCAACATTAGAACTTGGTGGTAAATCTCCAAATATCTTTATGGAATCAATTATGGATGCTGATGATGAATTCTTTGATAAAGCAATTGAAGGTTTAGTTCTATTTGCATTTAACTCAGGTGAAGTTTGTACTTGTCCATCACGTGCATTAATTCAAGAATCAATCTATGAGCCATTTATGGCAAGAGTACTTGAAAGAGTTAAGGCTATTAAATTAGGGAATCCTTTAGATACAGATTGTATGATGGGTGCTCAATGTTCATTAAGTCAAAAAGAAAAAATTACTGAATATATAAAAATAGGAAAAGAAGAGGGTGCTGAATTACTAATTGGTGGAAATGTTCATAATTCTGAAACTAATCCAAATGGATATTATATTGAGCCAACTTTATTTAAAGGTCACAATAAAATGAGAATCTTCCAAGAAGAAATTTTTGGACCAGTATTAGCAGTTACAACTTTTAAAACAGAAGAAGAAGCATTAGAAATTGCAAATGACACTATTTATGGTTTAGGTTCAGGTGTTTGGTCAAGAGATGCTCACCAATTACATAAATTCTCAAGAGGAATTGAAGCTGGTAGAGTTTGGGTAAATTGTTACCATATCTATCCTTCACATGCTTCATTTGGTGGATACAAAAAATCAGGAATTGGTAGAGAAACACATATGATGATGTTAAATTCATATAGACATACAAAAAATATTTTAACTTCATACAATAAAAATAAATTAGGATTCTTTTAG
- a CDS encoding DUF779 domain-containing protein translates to MSIKRVDVTPAAAEVIEKLKAEHGELVFNQSGGCCDGTAPMCYEKGDFYVPSRNVKLGEICGCEFFIDKDQFEYFKHSHITIDVRVEKSAFGNSFSLEIDLGYQFITKSRIFTDEEYALLEEK, encoded by the coding sequence ATGTCAATAAAAAGAGTAGATGTAACACCAGCTGCAGCTGAAGTTATAGAAAAATTAAAAGCAGAACATGGTGAATTAGTTTTTAATCAAAGTGGTGGTTGCTGTGATGGAACTGCTCCCATGTGTTATGAAAAGGGTGATTTTTATGTTCCTAGTCGTAATGTAAAATTAGGTGAAATTTGTGGATGTGAATTTTTTATCGATAAAGATCAGTTTGAATATTTTAAACATTCTCATATTACAATAGATGTGAGAGTTGAAAAATCTGCTTTTGGGAATTCATTTTCCCTAGAAATAGACTTAGGTTATCAATTTATTACAAAGTCAAGAATCTTTACAGATGAAGAATATGCTTTATTAGAAGAAAAATAG
- a CDS encoding cold-shock protein, with protein sequence MATLVNGTVKWFNSEKGYGFIEQDNGGKDVFVHYRNINNTGYGRVSLNDGQKVTFEVGQGEKGLQAENVTAL encoded by the coding sequence ATGGCAACATTAGTAAACGGAACAGTAAAATGGTTTAATAGCGAAAAAGGTTATGGTTTTATCGAGCAAGATAATGGTGGAAAAGACGTTTTTGTTCATTACAGAAATATCAACAACACTGGTTATGGTAGAGTTTCATTAAATGACGGTCAAAAAGTTACTTTTGAAGTTGGTCAAGGTGAAAAAGGTTTACAAGCAGAAAACGTAACAGCTTTATAA
- a CDS encoding biopolymer transporter ExbD, whose protein sequence is MKRRESLGLDLTPVIDVVFILLIFFIVTSVFKKEELALMLDLPKSNAKEMEIQKEQVFIELSQNKLAIKGIEVSFESLEDNLKAIKDKEKPVIVRIDKKVEYERVVKVLDLLQKYNLSNLALVTNEEKK, encoded by the coding sequence ATGAAAAGAAGAGAATCCTTAGGATTAGACTTAACACCTGTTATAGATGTTGTTTTTATTCTTCTAATATTCTTTATAGTTACCTCTGTTTTCAAAAAAGAAGAGTTAGCTTTGATGCTAGATTTACCAAAATCTAATGCTAAAGAGATGGAAATTCAAAAAGAGCAGGTATTTATAGAGTTAAGTCAAAACAAACTTGCAATAAAAGGGATTGAAGTATCTTTTGAATCATTAGAAGATAACTTAAAAGCAATAAAAGATAAAGAAAAACCCGTAATCGTGAGGATTGATAAGAAAGTAGAGTATGAAAGAGTTGTAAAAGTATTAGATTTATTACAAAAATATAACCTTTCAAACCTAGCATTAGTTACAAATGAAGAAAAGAAATAA
- a CDS encoding MotA/TolQ/ExbB proton channel family protein — translation MDLMSYIDKGGAIVYILIALNIIGFTIILWKFFTLPRKNAIISKIKSRVTINSSVSSQIEYEVKKLESGLTIIKNIAMVSPLLGLLGTVIGVYKSFEAITQNGLGNPTIFSNGIGIALITTIAGLIVAIPHQIAYNHFIAMIDSIELKAKKEIVGQN, via the coding sequence ATGGATTTAATGAGTTATATTGATAAAGGTGGAGCTATAGTTTATATTTTAATAGCATTAAATATAATTGGGTTCACTATCATTTTATGGAAATTTTTCACACTTCCAAGAAAAAATGCAATCATTAGTAAAATAAAAAGTCGTGTAACTATTAACTCATCTGTATCTTCTCAAATTGAATATGAAGTAAAGAAATTAGAATCAGGTTTAACTATTATAAAAAACATCGCGATGGTTTCTCCCCTTTTGGGACTTTTAGGAACTGTAATTGGAGTTTATAAATCATTTGAAGCTATTACTCAAAATGGATTAGGCAATCCTACTATTTTTTCAAATGGTATTGGAATAGCACTTATTACTACAATTGCTGGTTTGATTGTTGCAATTCCTCATCAAATTGCTTACAACCATTTTATTGCTATGATTGATTCAATTGAATTAAAAGCTAAAAAAGAGATAGTTGGGCAAAACTAA
- a CDS encoding 1-aminocyclopropane-1-carboxylate deaminase gives MNYINSPIEQITFNSRKYFIKRDDLLHKDFSGNKARKLYYFLKNDFPNIKKVVSHGSAQSNAMYSLSVLCKIKDLSFDYYVDHIASFLKENPSGNYKYALENKMNIIDAELPKTFEEDTLFISEGGAVSEACFGIEILANEIISWANENKIENLKIFLPSGTGTTALYLQKYLPFEVLTCACVGDEDYLKKQFNMLEKENHPTIIKAEKKYHFGKLYKEFYKIHNELLTQTNIEFDFLYDSLGWICLEKYLETLQEKDFEILYIHQGGILGNISMLERYKNKYGSI, from the coding sequence ATGAACTATATAAATTCCCCAATTGAACAAATTACTTTTAATAGTAGAAAATATTTTATAAAAAGAGATGATTTATTGCATAAAGATTTCTCTGGAAATAAGGCTCGAAAACTTTATTACTTTTTAAAAAATGATTTTCCCAATATTAAAAAAGTAGTTTCCCATGGCTCAGCTCAGTCAAATGCAATGTATTCATTAAGTGTATTATGTAAAATCAAAGATTTATCCTTTGATTATTATGTTGATCATATTGCAAGTTTTTTAAAAGAAAATCCAAGTGGAAATTATAAATATGCTTTAGAAAACAAAATGAATATAATTGATGCCGAGCTACCTAAAACTTTTGAAGAGGATACTTTATTTATAAGTGAAGGTGGTGCTGTAAGTGAAGCATGCTTTGGAATTGAAATATTAGCAAATGAGATAATATCTTGGGCAAATGAGAATAAAATAGAAAATCTAAAAATTTTTTTACCAAGTGGAACGGGAACTACAGCACTATATTTACAAAAATATCTTCCCTTTGAAGTTCTAACATGTGCTTGTGTTGGTGATGAAGATTATTTAAAAAAACAATTTAATATGCTTGAAAAAGAAAATCACCCTACAATAATAAAAGCAGAGAAAAAATATCATTTTGGAAAATTATATAAAGAGTTTTATAAAATACATAATGAACTTTTAACTCAAACAAATATAGAGTTTGATTTTTTATATGATAGTTTGGGCTGGATTTGTCTTGAAAAATATCTTGAAACTTTGCAAGAAAAAGATTTTGAAATACTATATATCCATCAAGGAGGGATATTAGGGAATATTTCTATGCTTGAAAGATATAAAAATAAATATGGATCTATTTAA
- a CDS encoding EAL domain-containing protein encodes MLNHKIRRVVIVDLEGNYLGTILQEKIIYEFEQDIFKTHTKAKDLIRVNLKAFFVQKEANIQTAIDLMSEKYIGSILIFDNNKPIGILTESDIINLAQKHIDPSLNIQEFMHKNLVCFDTEDLLYDVVNKMRKENIRRAVIYDRIKKDYFIITSKDILNNIKGNYNLFLESKLRDVKSTFNSLNEAVIELFDNEEEQLIYWFNNKAKKLFDIQIDKNITSVIPEQRWNSIYKKILANDFQENEILEINDNVFQLTVMNTVLLDSSIIKLLFTNISEIAHTNKQIENKFKLLYENVPYPYQSLDDKGLLINVNKKWCDVTGYSKDEAIGQKFSIFTDESYERLKALFKIFLENKKVENEKIKIKKKNGEIILASFTGNFSNINGELKTHCIFKDITAQEKIEKKLKLSDIVFENTNEGILITNNKNNIISINSAFTKITGYEEADIINKNPKVLKSGKHDKEFYEKLWSDLLTTGQFKGEVWNRKKNGEIYPEWLNISIVKDSSGNILNYVAIFSDITKIKKSNERIEYLAHHDPLTNLPNRLLLKARLDQSITRASISKEILALFFIDIDNFKVINDTYGHSIGDKIINLVASRLQKNLRAEDTISRIGGDEFVIVIENIDQERSVEKIANKILDDFKEPIKLQEYLFDVTISIGISLFPNNSHDAEDLIKHADTAMYSAKNAGRNQFQFYKNEMTSEIFEKIIMKKEISDALKNGDFEVYYQAQINIKENKIVGLEALVRWNYRNGRLILPNEFIAYAEETKLILPLGEFVLKSACNFIKKLQNMNLAQGAIVAVNISSIQIKNCDIFDLILNSLKNSNLDAKYLEVELTESYIMENTEQSLLTLNKLKDLGIKLAIDDFGTGYSSLSYLKKFPIDKLKIDKSFVNELPNNPKDVAIARTIIALAKGLEMKTIAEGVELQKQKDFLEQEECDEIQGWLYGKALRENDFIEFAKNFK; translated from the coding sequence ATGCTAAATCATAAAATAAGAAGAGTAGTTATAGTTGATTTAGAAGGAAACTATTTAGGAACAATTCTTCAAGAAAAAATTATTTATGAGTTTGAACAAGATATTTTTAAAACCCACACAAAAGCAAAAGATTTAATTAGAGTTAATTTAAAAGCATTTTTTGTACAAAAAGAAGCAAATATTCAAACTGCCATTGACCTAATGAGTGAAAAATATATTGGCTCTATTTTAATTTTTGATAACAATAAACCTATTGGAATTTTAACAGAGAGTGATATTATAAATCTTGCTCAAAAACATATTGACCCTTCTTTAAATATTCAAGAATTTATGCACAAAAATCTAGTTTGTTTTGATACAGAAGATTTACTTTATGATGTCGTAAATAAAATGAGAAAAGAAAATATCAGAAGAGCTGTAATTTATGACAGAATAAAAAAAGATTATTTTATTATCACTTCAAAAGATATCTTAAATAATATAAAAGGAAATTACAATCTATTTTTAGAGTCAAAATTAAGAGATGTTAAAAGTACTTTTAACTCTTTAAATGAAGCAGTTATTGAACTTTTTGATAACGAAGAAGAACAATTAATTTATTGGTTTAATAATAAAGCAAAAAAACTATTTGATATTCAAATAGATAAAAATATCACATCTGTAATTCCAGAACAAAGATGGAATTCAATTTATAAAAAAATTTTAGCAAATGATTTCCAAGAAAATGAAATTTTAGAGATAAATGACAATGTTTTTCAACTTACAGTTATGAATACAGTTTTACTTGATAGTTCAATTATAAAATTACTTTTTACAAATATTTCAGAAATTGCCCACACAAATAAACAAATAGAGAATAAATTTAAACTTTTATATGAAAATGTACCATATCCTTATCAGTCTTTGGATGATAAAGGATTATTAATCAATGTAAATAAAAAATGGTGTGATGTTACAGGTTATAGTAAAGATGAAGCTATTGGACAAAAATTTAGTATATTTACAGATGAATCATATGAAAGATTAAAAGCTTTATTTAAAATATTTTTAGAAAATAAAAAAGTTGAAAATGAAAAGATAAAAATAAAAAAGAAAAATGGTGAAATTATTCTTGCTAGTTTTACTGGAAATTTCTCAAATATAAACGGGGAGTTAAAAACCCATTGTATTTTTAAAGATATTACTGCTCAAGAAAAAATCGAAAAGAAACTGAAATTATCTGATATTGTATTTGAAAATACAAATGAAGGTATATTGATTACAAATAATAAAAATAATATCATCTCAATAAACAGTGCTTTTACAAAAATTACAGGTTATGAAGAAGCAGATATTATTAATAAAAATCCAAAAGTTTTAAAATCAGGCAAACATGATAAAGAATTTTATGAAAAATTATGGAGTGATTTACTAACAACAGGACAATTTAAAGGTGAAGTTTGGAATAGAAAGAAAAATGGTGAAATATATCCTGAATGGTTAAATATTTCTATCGTTAAAGATTCTTCTGGAAATATTTTAAATTATGTAGCAATTTTTTCAGATATTACAAAAATCAAAAAATCAAATGAAAGAATTGAATATTTGGCACATCATGATCCACTAACAAATCTACCAAATAGATTACTTTTAAAAGCAAGATTAGATCAATCTATTACTAGAGCAAGCATTTCAAAAGAAATTTTAGCTCTATTTTTCATAGATATTGATAATTTTAAAGTTATTAATGATACTTATGGACACTCAATTGGAGATAAAATTATCAATCTTGTAGCATCACGATTACAAAAAAATTTAAGAGCTGAAGATACAATATCAAGAATTGGTGGAGATGAGTTTGTTATAGTTATTGAAAACATTGACCAAGAAAGAAGTGTAGAAAAAATAGCTAATAAAATATTAGATGATTTTAAAGAACCTATAAAACTACAAGAATATCTTTTTGATGTAACTATAAGTATTGGAATATCTTTATTTCCTAACAATAGTCATGATGCAGAAGATTTAATAAAACATGCAGATACTGCGATGTATAGTGCAAAAAATGCAGGTAGAAATCAGTTTCAATTTTATAAAAATGAAATGACTTCTGAAATCTTTGAAAAAATAATTATGAAAAAAGAGATTTCAGATGCTTTAAAAAATGGTGATTTTGAAGTATATTATCAAGCTCAAATAAATATAAAAGAAAATAAAATAGTTGGATTAGAAGCTCTTGTTAGATGGAATTATAGAAATGGTAGATTAATTTTACCAAATGAATTTATAGCATATGCAGAGGAGACTAAATTAATTCTTCCATTAGGAGAATTTGTTTTGAAATCTGCTTGTAATTTTATAAAAAAACTTCAAAATATGAATTTAGCCCAAGGGGCAATTGTTGCTGTTAATATATCAAGTATTCAAATAAAAAATTGTGATATATTTGATCTTATATTAAATAGTTTAAAAAATTCAAATTTAGATGCAAAATATTTAGAAGTAGAATTAACAGAAAGCTATATTATGGAAAATACCGAGCAATCTCTTTTAACTTTAAATAAACTAAAAGACTTGGGTATCAAACTAGCTATAGATGATTTTGGAACTGGGTATTCATCTTTAAGTTATTTAAAAAAATTTCCAATTGATAAATTAAAAATTGATAAATCATTTGTTAATGAACTTCCAAATAATCCAAAAGATGTAGCAATTGCCCGAACTATTATAGCCCTTGCAAAAGGATTAGAAATGAAAACCATCGCAGAGGGTGTTGAACTACAAAAACAAAAAGATTTTTTAGAACAAGAAGAGTGTGATGAAATTCAAGGTTGGCTATATGGTAAAGCCTTAAGGGAAAATGATTTTATTGAGTTTGCAAAAAACTTTAAATAG